A portion of the Manihot esculenta cultivar AM560-2 chromosome 2, M.esculenta_v8, whole genome shotgun sequence genome contains these proteins:
- the LOC110608646 gene encoding NAC domain-containing protein 43 isoform X2, translating to MTALPFTHTSPTLTLCQYYLSFLASLSSIPLPAFLISSFILYLVSLAMPEDMNLSINGQSQVPPGFRFHPTEEELLHYYLRKKVAYEKIDLDVIREVDLNKLEPWDIQEKCKIGSTPQNDWYFFSHKDKKYPTGTRTNRATAAGFWKATGRDKIIYSGFRRIGLRKTLVFYKGRAPHGQKSDWIMHEYRLDDSTHDTTGSNTIGEAIPEEGWVVCRVFRKKNYQKTLESPKGSSSSMDSKTQILSAGNDGVLDQILLYMGRTCKMENETFSHMNLSNNSNNNSIRFLSANNTGISEGLHERFMHLPRLDSPTLPTVTINSPSFDQESNFKSCYQSYDEMLSENNEPSSTTTTTNHHHHHHHHPHPQGNGFDMTSIHEQNKSGFNDWATFDRLVASQLNGQVEASKQLSCFSEPNGCFGLSPDDDMHLSQLHVHSNRSNQTNSQVYSSENDLWSFTKSSSPSSSDPLCHLSV from the exons ATGACTGCATTACCCTTTACGCACACCTCCCCCACCTTAACACTTTGTCAATATTATCTCTCATTTCTTGCTTCTCTTTCCTCTATTCCCTTACCAGCTTTTCTAATTTCCTCTTTCATTCTATATCTTGTTTCACTTGCAATGCCGGAGGACATGAATCTTTCAATAAATGGTCAGTCTCAGGTCCCCCCCGGCTTTAGATTTCATCCCACTGAAGAGGAGCTTCTTCATTACTACCTCAGGAAGAAGGTAGCATATGAGAAGATAGATCTCGATGTCATTCGCGAGGTTGATCTTAACAAGCTTGAGCCCTGGGATATTCAAG AGAAATGCAAAATAGGATCCACTCCGCAGAATGATTGGTACTTTTTCAGTCACAAGGACAAGAAATACCCCACTGGGACCCGAACTAACCGAGCAACGGCAGCCGGATTCTGGAAAGCCACTGGCCGTGACAAGATCATCTACAGCGGCTTTAGAAGAATTGGGTTGAGGAAGACTCTAGTGTTCTATAAGGGTCGTGCTCCACATGGACAGAAATCTGATTGGATCATGCATGAGTATAGACTGGATGATAGCACTCATGACACCACT GGTTCCAATACGATTGGAGAAGCAATCCCTGAGGAGGGCTGGGTGGTTTGCCGTGTATTTAGAAAGAAGAACTATCAGAAAACCCTAGAGAGTCCTAAAGGTTCATCAAGCTCGATGGACTCAAAGACCCAGATTCTCAGTGCTGGCAACGATGGCGTTCTTGACCAAATACTTCTCTATATGGGAAGGACTTGCAAGATGGAGAATGAAACATTTAGCCACATGAATCTCTCCAACAACAGCAACAATAACAGCATTAGATTTCTCTCAGCCAACAACACAGGCATCAGCGAAGGGCTCCATGAGAGATTTATGCATCTTCCAAGGCTAGATAGCCCAACTCTTCCTACGGTTACAATCAATAGCCCCTCCTTCGATCAAGAGAGCAATTTCAAATCTTGTTATCAGTCATATGATGAAATGCTCTCAGAGAATAATGAAccttcctccaccaccactaccaccaaccaccaccaccaccaccaccaccacccccACCCCCAAGGCAATGGCTTTGACATGACCTCAATTCACGAACAAAACAAATCCGGGTTTAATGACTGGGCTACCTTTGATCGTCTGGTGGCATCACAGCTGAATGGTCAGGTAGAGGCATCCAAACAATTATCCTGCTTTAGTGAGCCAAATGGGTGTTTTGGTCTGTCTCCTGATGATGACATGCATTTATCACAGCTACATGTGCACTCGAATAGATCAAATCAAACAAATTCTCAGGTCTACAGTAGCGAGAATGATCTATGGAGCTTCACCAAATCATCGTCCCCATCATCATCGGACCCATTATGCCACTTGTCAGTATAG
- the LOC110608639 gene encoding alcohol dehydrogenase-like 3, producing MNNHTSFNPRETAGKAITCNAAVLRAPKQPFVLEKIQVHPPQKMELRIKILYTSVCHTDLSFWKGENEAQRAFPRILGHEAVGVVESVGDGVTDVKEGDYVIPIFNGECGDCIYCRKGTTNLCGKFRINPFKSVMTNDGKCRFSSEDGKPIYHFLNTSTFTEYSVLDSACVVKIDPKSPLKKMSLLSCGVSTGVGAAWKVANVQAGSSVAIFGLGAVGLAVAEGAGARGASKIIGVDVNPEKFDKGRIFGITNFVNPKDSSKLVHETIREMSGGGVDYSFECTGSLEVLREAFMSTHDGWGKTVLIGIYPTPKSLPIHPMELFDGRTITGTIFGDIKGRTQLPDLARDCMQGVLNLDGFITHELPFHKINEAFGLLTDGKALRCLLLL from the exons ATGAATAACCACACTTCCTTCAACCCAAGAGAGACTGCAGGGAAGGCTATCACTTGCAATG CTGCCGTCTTGAGGGCTCCAAAACAACCTTTTGTCCTAGAAAAGATTCAGGTTCATCCCCCACAGAAGATGGAGCTCCGAATCAAGATCCTCTACACTTCTGTCTGTCACACTGATCTCAGCTTTTGGAAAGGCGAG AACGAAGCTCAGCGAGCATTTCCGCGAATACTAGGCCATGAAGCGGTCGG AGTGGTCGAGAGCGTCGGAGATGGAGTTACTGATGTGAAAGAAGGAGATTATGTGATTCCAATCTTCAATGGAGAATGTGGTGATTGCATATACTGCCGCAAAGGGACGACTAATCTGTGCGGAAAATTTAGAATAAACCCATTCAAGAGCGTAATGACAAATGATGGAAAGTGTAGGTTTTCAAGCGAGGATGGGAAACCCATATATCATTTTCTCAACACCTCCACTTTCACAGAGTACTCGGTGCTTGACTCGGCTTGTGTTGTGAAGATAGATCCTAAATCTCCACTCAAGAAAATGAGTTTGTTAAGTTGTGGTGTTTCTACAG GGGTGGGAGCTGCGTGGAAGGTTGCCAATGTGCAGGCTGGATCAAGTGTCGCAATTTTCGGATTGGGTGCCGTGGGCCTTGCC GTAGCTGAAGGAGCTGGAGCCAGAGGAGCATCCAAAATCATAGGTGTTGATGTCAACCCAGAAAAATTCGACAAAG GCAGAATATTTGGGATTACAAATTTTGTAAACCCTAAGGATAGCTCAAAGCTGGTGCATGAG ACAATCAGGGAAATGAGTGGGGGAGGCGTAGACTACAGTTTCGAATGCACAGGAAGCTTGGAGGTTCTTCGAGAAGCTTTCATGTCCACTCACGAT GGGTGGGGAAAGACGGTGTTAATAGGTATTTATCCAACTCCAAAATCGTTGCCTATCCATCCAATGGAGTTGTTTGATGGTCGGACCATCACCGGAACAATTTTCGGTGACATCAAAGGGAGGACCCAGCTGCCTGATCTTGCTAGAGATTGCATGCAAGGG GTTTTAAATCTGGACGGGTTTATAACCCACGAGCTTCCCTTCCACAAGATCAACGAAGCCTTTGGGCTTCTAACGGATGGCAAGGCCTTGAGATGTCTTCTACTTCTCTGA
- the LOC110608646 gene encoding NAC domain-containing protein 43 isoform X1 — MPEDMNLSINGQSQVPPGFRFHPTEEELLHYYLRKKVAYEKIDLDVIREVDLNKLEPWDIQEKCKIGSTPQNDWYFFSHKDKKYPTGTRTNRATAAGFWKATGRDKIIYSGFRRIGLRKTLVFYKGRAPHGQKSDWIMHEYRLDDSTHDTTVSHLAHGSNTIGEAIPEEGWVVCRVFRKKNYQKTLESPKGSSSSMDSKTQILSAGNDGVLDQILLYMGRTCKMENETFSHMNLSNNSNNNSIRFLSANNTGISEGLHERFMHLPRLDSPTLPTVTINSPSFDQESNFKSCYQSYDEMLSENNEPSSTTTTTNHHHHHHHHPHPQGNGFDMTSIHEQNKSGFNDWATFDRLVASQLNGQVEASKQLSCFSEPNGCFGLSPDDDMHLSQLHVHSNRSNQTNSQVYSSENDLWSFTKSSSPSSSDPLCHLSV, encoded by the exons ATGCCGGAGGACATGAATCTTTCAATAAATGGTCAGTCTCAGGTCCCCCCCGGCTTTAGATTTCATCCCACTGAAGAGGAGCTTCTTCATTACTACCTCAGGAAGAAGGTAGCATATGAGAAGATAGATCTCGATGTCATTCGCGAGGTTGATCTTAACAAGCTTGAGCCCTGGGATATTCAAG AGAAATGCAAAATAGGATCCACTCCGCAGAATGATTGGTACTTTTTCAGTCACAAGGACAAGAAATACCCCACTGGGACCCGAACTAACCGAGCAACGGCAGCCGGATTCTGGAAAGCCACTGGCCGTGACAAGATCATCTACAGCGGCTTTAGAAGAATTGGGTTGAGGAAGACTCTAGTGTTCTATAAGGGTCGTGCTCCACATGGACAGAAATCTGATTGGATCATGCATGAGTATAGACTGGATGATAGCACTCATGACACCACTGTAAGCCACCTTGCTCAT GGTTCCAATACGATTGGAGAAGCAATCCCTGAGGAGGGCTGGGTGGTTTGCCGTGTATTTAGAAAGAAGAACTATCAGAAAACCCTAGAGAGTCCTAAAGGTTCATCAAGCTCGATGGACTCAAAGACCCAGATTCTCAGTGCTGGCAACGATGGCGTTCTTGACCAAATACTTCTCTATATGGGAAGGACTTGCAAGATGGAGAATGAAACATTTAGCCACATGAATCTCTCCAACAACAGCAACAATAACAGCATTAGATTTCTCTCAGCCAACAACACAGGCATCAGCGAAGGGCTCCATGAGAGATTTATGCATCTTCCAAGGCTAGATAGCCCAACTCTTCCTACGGTTACAATCAATAGCCCCTCCTTCGATCAAGAGAGCAATTTCAAATCTTGTTATCAGTCATATGATGAAATGCTCTCAGAGAATAATGAAccttcctccaccaccactaccaccaaccaccaccaccaccaccaccaccacccccACCCCCAAGGCAATGGCTTTGACATGACCTCAATTCACGAACAAAACAAATCCGGGTTTAATGACTGGGCTACCTTTGATCGTCTGGTGGCATCACAGCTGAATGGTCAGGTAGAGGCATCCAAACAATTATCCTGCTTTAGTGAGCCAAATGGGTGTTTTGGTCTGTCTCCTGATGATGACATGCATTTATCACAGCTACATGTGCACTCGAATAGATCAAATCAAACAAATTCTCAGGTCTACAGTAGCGAGAATGATCTATGGAGCTTCACCAAATCATCGTCCCCATCATCATCGGACCCATTATGCCACTTGTCAGTATAG
- the LOC110608618 gene encoding protein BRANCHLESS TRICHOME: MEDVKVMMIGSVENSTNESIPEYPITTTTCPTWKLYENPFYNSHHHHQHRHHKHYQSKKHFHPPSARKIAASFWDLTFFRPIMETELDIARAQIIELKAELEHERKARKKGETMNKILAKELAEERRGREALGRVCEQLAREISSDKAEIDRIKKEIEEERKMLRVAEVLREERVQMKLAEAKVLFEEKLLELEGSKTSEPDENPTLKKEQEDEATAINLPRKFSRLMVGEKSCYYNCGADLTRAVLSEKSSCNDNVSSVSSVTVENPHIKRGIKGFVEFPRVVRAIGSKSRHWGTKLECQKAQLRILLRTKNAIRSNNLIIS, translated from the coding sequence ATGGAGGACGTGAAGGTGATGATGATCGGTAGCGTAGAAAATTCCACCAATGAATCCATTCCTGAATACCCCATCACCACCACCACTTGCCCAACCTGGAAATTGTACGAGAATCCTTTTTATAATTCTCACCATCATCATCAGCATCGACACCACAAGCATTATCAAAGTAAAAAGCATTTTCATCCTCCCTCTGCTCGTAAGATCGCTGCCTCCTTCTGGGATCTGACCTTTTTCAGGCCTATCATGGAGACTGAACTGGACATCGCTCGCGCCCAGATCATTGAATTGAAGGCTGAGCTCGAACATGAAAGAAAGGCACGAAAGAAAGGGGAGACTATGAACAAAATATTGGCTAAAGAACTGGCTGAGGAGAGAAGGGGAAGAGAGGCTCTTGGGAGAGTATGTGAACAACTTGCTAGAGAAATTTCATCGGATAAAGCAGAGATTGATCGcataaaaaaggaaattgaggaGGAAAGAAAGATGCTAAGAGTGGCTGAGGTGTTAAGAGAAGAAAGGGTTCAAATGAAGCTGGCGGAGGCAAAGGTTCTCTTTGAAGAAAAGCTCTTAGAATTGGAGGGAAGTAAAACATCAGAACCTGATGAGAATCCAACATTGAAGAAGGAACAAGAAGATGAGGCAACTGCTATTAATTTACCTAGAAAGTTTAGCAGACTGATGGTGGGGGAGAAGTCCTGTTACTATAACTGTGGAGCAGATTTAACAAGGGCAGTTCTCAGTGAAAAATCATCATGTAATGATAATGTTAGCAGTGTTTCATCCGTGACAGTTGAGAATCCACATATAAAGAGAGGGATAAAAGGGTTCGTGGAATTCCCTCGAGTGGTTCGAGCAATCGGATCCAAAAGTAGGCATTGGGGAACAAAGCTGGAGTGTCAAAAAGCTCAGCTAAGGATTCTGTTGAGAACAAAGAACGCCATCCGATCCAATAATCTTATTATCAGTTAA